A stretch of DNA from Erwinia aphidicola:
GGTCACCATAATGATCGGCATCGGGTTACTCTGGCTGCGCAGACGGCGGCAGATCGACAGGCCATCTTCGCCCGGCAACATCAGGTCCAGCACCATCAGATGGAAGGATTCACGCGTCAGCAGACGGTCCATCTGCTCGGCATTTGCCACGCTACGCACCTGGAAACCCTGTTCGGTCAGATAGCGTTCCAGTAGCGCACGTAAACGCATGTCATCATCGACCACCAGGATTTTGTAATTTTCTTGCATTGAGTGACTCCCAAAGGCGCTATTGCCTGAGCTGGTATTTTCAAAAAAGATGCCTGAATGTAACAGTCAATAATGGTTTATATTGTAGCCGAAATTGTTACAAAGCATATTAAACAGCAGCTTATCTTGAAATTCTGGCAAAAAACCACGGCTGAAGCACAAAGTTCACGCGCGGTATTTGTCAGAACAAACAAGCAGTAACGTTCGGGGATAATTCGCAATGCGTGATTTGCATCCGCACGCCGGGCATCACAAAATAGCGGGCAAACCGCGACGATGATGGCTGAACGATGAAAACAAAACTGATTACCCGTGAAGGCTACAATCTGCTAAAGAAAGAGCTGGATTTTCTCTGGCGCGAAGAGCGCCCGGAAGTGACGAAGAAGGTGACCTGGGCGGCCAGCCTTGGCGACCGCAGTGAAAACGCCGACTATCAGTACAACAAGAAGCGCCTGCGGGAAATTGACCGCCGGGTGCGCTACCTGACCAAGTGCCTGGAGCAGCTGCGCATCGTCGATTACAGTCCGCAGCAGGATGGCAAAGTGTTCTTTGGCGCCTGGGTGGAAGTGGAGAATGACGACGGGGAGATCAAGCGTTTTCGCATCGTCGGCTATGACGAAATTTTTGGCCGTAACGATTACATCTCCATCGACTCACCGATGGCGCGCGCCCTGCTAAAGAAGGAGGTCGGCGATGCCGCCACCGTGCAAACGCCGGTCGGTGAAGCGCTGTGGTACGTCAACGACATCCGCTACGTTAAAGAATCCTAATCCGCACCGCGGCGGCCTGTTTTTACCCAAAATAATTCGAGGTGCAGGAAGGCGGCAAATGAGCGACAAATCGGTCGGGAACCGATTTGAGCAACGCTGGCCGGAGGCTGAGCCTCAGGGATGAGGCTCACTAATCCCGATGAGCTTACATAAGTAAGTGATTCGGGTGAACGAATGTAGCCAACGCGCCTGCGGCTTGAAGTATGAAGGGTAAAGTAGCATTCTGCCGCTGCAATCCGTATAACTGTTGCCAATTTCTTAAGCCATTAAAGTATCCCAATGATGAAAGATTCGCTGAGCCGCCTGATTGCAAGTGAACTGCAGGCCCGAGCTGAACAGGTTGAAGCCGCTGTTCGCCTGCTGGACGAAGGTAATACCGTGCCGTTTATCGCACGTTATCGTAAGGAAGTGACCGGCGGGCTGGACGACACCCAGCTGCGCCAGCTGGAAACCCGCCTTGGCTACCTGCGCGAACTCGCTGACCGCCGCCAGTCCATTCTGAAATCCATCGCCGATCAGGGCAAACTGACCGACGAGCTGGCCGCGGCGATTAACGCCACGCTGAGCAAAACCGAACTCGAAGATCTCTACCTGCCGTATAAACAGAAGCGCCGCACGCGCGGGCAGATCGCCATTGAAGCCGGTCTGGAACCGCTGGCCAACACGCTGTGGCAGGAGCCAAAACACGATCCTGAGCAGCTGGCTGTGGGCTATGTTGACGCCGATAAAGGCGTTGCCGACAGCAAAGCGGCGCTGGATGGCGCGCGCTATATCCTGATGGAGCGCTTTGCCGAAGACGCCAGCCTGCTGGCAAAAGTGCGTGAATACCTGTGGAAAAATGCTCACCTCGTCTCCCGCGTGGTTGACGGCAAGCAGGAAGAAGGCGCGAAATTCCGCGACTACTTTGACCATCACGAAGCCCTGTCCGGCGTGCCTTCCCACCGCGCACTGGCCATGTTCCGTGGCCGCAACGAAGGCATCCTGCAGCTGTCGCTGAATGCCGACCCGCAGTTTGACGAGCCGCCGCGTGAAAGCCACGGCGAACAGATTATTACCGAGCACCTCAACCTGCGTCTCAACAACGCTCCGGCCGATGCCTGGCGTAAAGCCGTGGTGAGCTGGACCTGGCGCATCAAAGTGCTGCTGCACCTCGAAACCGAGCTGATGGGCACGGTGCGCGAGCGGGCGGAAGACGAAGCGATTAACGTGTTTGCCCGCAACCTGCATGACCTGCTGATGGCGGCCCCGGCCGGGATGCGCGCCACTATGGGTCTCGATCCGGGCCTGCGTACCGGCGTGAAAGTAGCGGTAGTGGATGCGACCGGCAAGCTGGTTGCCACCGATACCATCTACCCGCACACCGGGCAGACCGCCAAAGCGGCGGCGACAGTGGCCGCGCTGTGCACCAAACATAACGTTGAGCTGGTGGCCATCGGTAACGGCACCGCCTCACGCGAAACCGAGCGTTTCTACATTGAGGTGCAGAAGCAGTTCCCGCAGGTGAAAGGCGAGAAAGTGATCGTCAGCGAGGCG
This window harbors:
- the greB gene encoding transcription elongation factor GreB gives rise to the protein MKTKLITREGYNLLKKELDFLWREERPEVTKKVTWAASLGDRSENADYQYNKKRLREIDRRVRYLTKCLEQLRIVDYSPQQDGKVFFGAWVEVENDDGEIKRFRIVGYDEIFGRNDYISIDSPMARALLKKEVGDAATVQTPVGEALWYVNDIRYVKES
- a CDS encoding Tex family protein, with the translated sequence MMKDSLSRLIASELQARAEQVEAAVRLLDEGNTVPFIARYRKEVTGGLDDTQLRQLETRLGYLRELADRRQSILKSIADQGKLTDELAAAINATLSKTELEDLYLPYKQKRRTRGQIAIEAGLEPLANTLWQEPKHDPEQLAVGYVDADKGVADSKAALDGARYILMERFAEDASLLAKVREYLWKNAHLVSRVVDGKQEEGAKFRDYFDHHEALSGVPSHRALAMFRGRNEGILQLSLNADPQFDEPPRESHGEQIITEHLNLRLNNAPADAWRKAVVSWTWRIKVLLHLETELMGTVRERAEDEAINVFARNLHDLLMAAPAGMRATMGLDPGLRTGVKVAVVDATGKLVATDTIYPHTGQTAKAAATVAALCTKHNVELVAIGNGTASRETERFYIEVQKQFPQVKGEKVIVSEAGASVYSASELAALEFPDLDVSIRGAVSIARRLQDPLSELVKIDPKSIGVGQYQHDVSQSQLAKKLDAVVEDCVNGVGVDLNTASVPLLTRVAGLSKMIAQNIVSWRDENGRFQNRQQLLKVGRLGPKAFEQCAGFLRISQGDNPLDASTVHPEAYPVVERILAATEQALNELMGNPSVLRDLRAVDFTDERFGVPTVSDIIKELEKPGRDPRPEFKTAQFADGIDTMNDLLPGMVLEGSVTNVTNFGAFVDVGVHQDGLVHISSLSDKFVDDPHKVVKAGDIVKVKVMEVDLQRKRIALTMRLDEQPGETNARRGGGSSAANGRDNARPAKGSKPRPAAQPAGNSAMGDALAAAFGKKS